In a single window of the Terriglobus roseus genome:
- a CDS encoding beta-L-arabinofuranosidase domain-containing protein: protein MSSASRRQFLHSTACVLAASAVTSRGLSALGPKTGRADTAAAKLAPAAFQPLLVGQIRPAGWLLRQMRIQADGMGGHLDEFWPDVGLNSGWLGGTGESWERGPYFLDGLVPLAWQLDDPVLKAKAMRFIDWTLDNQQPSGMIGPASNNDWWPRMVMVKALAQYHDATGDPRVHPALTRYFHHQLAEMPQRPLQEWGQYRWQDEVYVVQWLYSQTNDPKLLALMHLLKQQGFDWVESFRDFKYTGPTSRSLLDPSRPSGNKAEGMQTHGVNNGQALKTAAVQFRLNGNAAEKAGYYRQLGALDKFHGQPNGMFSCDEHLAGLNTSQGTELCTVVETLFSMEVALATFGDAAIADRIERIAYNALPGTFTDDMWAHQYDQQANQISCSLNSKPWTTNSAESNLYGLEPHFGCCTANFHQGWPKLTSSLWMRPADGDGLAAMIYAPCSVTTQINGCSVHLQEQTDYPFRERVRITVNPSSDVRFTLHLRIPMWAAKAAISVNGEVVNTASAPGTFAKVARTWKAGDVVELVLPMQPLLTRGYHGSATLSRGPLLFSFSPGTTWVKLRDRGITADWQVFPQAQWNYALHVDETSAPGLAVHESAIGAIPFSAANPGVKLLVPAKILDAWRSEDGVAAPVPEHPKLSASAGTLPDELIPLIPYGAAKLRITSFPTLQPGS from the coding sequence ATGTCTTCTGCTAGTCGCCGCCAGTTCCTCCATTCGACCGCCTGTGTGTTGGCGGCGTCCGCAGTCACGTCTCGAGGTCTCTCCGCTCTGGGCCCGAAGACAGGACGAGCTGATACTGCTGCGGCGAAGTTAGCGCCTGCAGCATTTCAGCCGCTGCTGGTCGGTCAGATCCGGCCTGCGGGTTGGCTGTTGCGCCAGATGCGAATTCAGGCGGACGGCATGGGCGGTCATTTGGATGAGTTCTGGCCGGATGTCGGTCTTAACTCCGGATGGCTGGGTGGCACAGGCGAAAGCTGGGAGCGCGGTCCCTATTTTCTGGATGGGCTGGTGCCGCTCGCCTGGCAGTTGGACGATCCCGTCCTGAAGGCCAAGGCGATGCGGTTCATCGACTGGACCCTCGACAACCAGCAGCCAAGCGGAATGATCGGACCTGCTTCCAACAACGATTGGTGGCCCCGCATGGTGATGGTCAAGGCACTGGCGCAATACCATGACGCAACGGGCGACCCACGCGTCCATCCTGCCTTGACAAGATACTTCCACCATCAGTTAGCAGAGATGCCGCAACGTCCGTTGCAGGAGTGGGGCCAGTACCGGTGGCAGGACGAAGTCTATGTCGTTCAGTGGTTATATTCCCAGACCAATGATCCGAAGCTGCTCGCCCTGATGCACCTGCTCAAGCAGCAGGGCTTCGACTGGGTGGAAAGCTTTCGGGATTTCAAATACACAGGTCCAACTTCACGGAGTCTGCTTGATCCGAGCAGGCCGAGCGGAAACAAAGCAGAAGGGATGCAGACACACGGCGTCAACAACGGGCAGGCGTTGAAGACTGCTGCTGTGCAGTTCCGGTTGAACGGTAACGCTGCGGAGAAGGCAGGCTATTACCGGCAACTGGGCGCCCTGGATAAATTTCATGGCCAGCCGAATGGCATGTTCTCGTGCGATGAGCATCTTGCTGGTCTGAATACCAGCCAGGGCACTGAACTTTGCACGGTCGTGGAGACGCTGTTCTCGATGGAAGTAGCCCTGGCTACCTTTGGAGATGCCGCTATTGCGGATCGCATTGAGCGCATCGCCTACAACGCTCTGCCAGGCACGTTCACGGACGACATGTGGGCCCATCAATACGACCAGCAGGCCAACCAGATCTCCTGCAGCCTCAATTCCAAACCGTGGACCACCAACAGCGCCGAATCCAACCTGTATGGGTTGGAGCCACACTTTGGCTGCTGCACGGCTAACTTCCATCAAGGCTGGCCAAAGCTCACTTCGTCCCTGTGGATGCGGCCTGCTGATGGAGATGGATTGGCTGCGATGATCTATGCGCCCTGCAGCGTGACGACGCAGATCAACGGCTGCAGCGTGCACCTGCAGGAGCAGACGGACTATCCGTTCCGCGAGCGCGTTCGCATCACCGTGAACCCAAGCTCGGATGTTCGTTTCACTCTTCACCTCCGCATACCGATGTGGGCTGCAAAAGCAGCGATCTCGGTCAACGGCGAAGTCGTGAACACTGCGTCCGCCCCGGGCACTTTTGCAAAGGTTGCACGCACCTGGAAGGCCGGCGATGTTGTCGAGCTCGTGCTTCCCATGCAGCCATTGTTGACCCGTGGCTATCACGGCTCAGCCACACTCAGTCGTGGACCGTTGCTCTTTTCCTTTTCACCCGGCACGACCTGGGTCAAGCTGCGTGACCGAGGGATCACTGCAGACTGGCAGGTGTTTCCGCAGGCGCAGTGGAACTATGCTCTGCACGTCGATGAGACTTCCGCTCCGGGACTTGCCGTGCACGAGTCTGCGATCGGGGCAATCCCGTTTTCCGCCGCGAATCCGGGTGTGAAACTCCTGGTCCCTGCGAAGATACTCGATGCCTGGCGTTCCGAAGATGGCGTCGCCGCTCCGGTTCCGGAACACCCAAAGTTGAGTGCATCGGCCGGAACTTTACCGGACGAGTTAATTCCTCTTATCCCTTACGGCGCAGCCAAACTACGCATTACATCGTTCCCGACGTTGCAACCAGGATCCTAA
- a CDS encoding mechanosensitive ion channel domain-containing protein: protein MTLPQRIGLWLLGCVVVIIFVVANSGTDLSLSEFSAPAEAPSSNTAVDQSYYVTARNLAALAATPQEQQYAVLAMRSADHELDQSFASAIRNSAAHRLEHTAAATSMLQRIAELKQSIRADQAGVAAASADSSKASDDDGERLRIAQAQLTLDEDELENVQQDLARTGGDPQTDIQQAFDQHRSIESQAAALPKNTATADLESARSLHSVVGKVRILSSLKQRRKMLADARNKVLAEQQKLQQQHDGLDRQTYVSTPGEDPSSRSGRLTQLRVSAEREKDMADLDKRVRDLGQLAKVYEDWGHLVQTQRRTLLTSLAADFLTVVMAVLGIFALSGFAQYLLKRWEKNHHRRLKHARVVITLILEIVVVARIAVVIFGMPGDVSTILGFITAGITVTLKDFLVSFVGWFALMGRRGIQVGDWVEIDGTQGEVLEVTALHTYLLEAGNWATSGQFTGRQAVFMNKFAVERKYFNFSTSEQWLWDEFVVPVPASKVITQELLSRVQHLIATETRDDMASAEASWRELATTHGLHERKGAPTAIVRTSAAGLEVVVRYVTKAPTRFDTAVRLRQLVLGALGLGLHVDPSMPARPVGT, encoded by the coding sequence ATGACACTGCCGCAACGCATCGGCCTTTGGCTGTTGGGATGTGTCGTGGTGATTATCTTCGTGGTCGCAAACTCGGGAACCGATCTCTCACTCTCGGAATTTTCCGCGCCGGCTGAAGCTCCTTCTTCCAACACCGCTGTCGATCAGAGCTATTACGTTACCGCGCGGAATCTTGCGGCGCTGGCTGCGACGCCCCAGGAGCAACAGTATGCGGTGCTGGCCATGCGATCGGCAGATCACGAGCTCGATCAAAGCTTCGCCTCGGCCATTCGCAACTCGGCAGCCCACCGACTCGAACACACCGCCGCGGCGACGTCGATGCTTCAACGGATTGCTGAGCTGAAGCAGTCGATCCGGGCCGATCAGGCAGGAGTTGCGGCCGCGAGTGCCGATTCCTCGAAGGCCTCTGATGACGACGGAGAGCGGTTGCGTATCGCGCAGGCCCAACTCACGCTGGATGAAGATGAACTGGAGAATGTGCAGCAGGATCTCGCTCGAACGGGCGGGGATCCCCAAACGGATATCCAACAGGCTTTCGATCAGCACCGGTCCATTGAGAGTCAAGCCGCAGCACTGCCGAAGAACACGGCGACCGCAGATCTCGAGTCCGCACGGTCCCTGCATTCGGTCGTAGGTAAGGTGCGGATCCTCTCGTCCTTGAAACAACGCCGGAAGATGCTGGCGGACGCGCGCAACAAGGTGCTTGCAGAGCAACAGAAATTGCAGCAGCAACATGACGGCCTCGACCGCCAGACCTATGTGTCGACACCGGGCGAAGATCCGTCATCAAGATCAGGCAGACTGACGCAACTGCGTGTCTCAGCCGAGCGCGAAAAGGACATGGCCGACCTCGACAAGCGTGTCCGGGACCTGGGCCAACTGGCGAAGGTCTACGAGGATTGGGGCCACCTTGTGCAGACCCAGCGTCGAACACTGCTGACTTCGCTGGCCGCAGATTTTCTGACGGTAGTTATGGCGGTACTGGGTATCTTCGCGCTGAGTGGTTTTGCGCAATACCTTCTCAAACGGTGGGAGAAGAATCATCATCGCCGCTTGAAACATGCCCGCGTGGTCATCACGCTCATTCTGGAAATTGTCGTCGTCGCCCGGATTGCGGTCGTCATCTTCGGCATGCCAGGTGATGTCTCAACTATCCTCGGCTTCATCACAGCGGGCATAACGGTCACTTTGAAAGACTTCCTGGTCTCCTTCGTCGGCTGGTTCGCACTGATGGGAAGACGGGGCATCCAGGTTGGGGATTGGGTCGAAATCGACGGCACGCAAGGCGAAGTTCTTGAGGTCACCGCACTTCACACCTACCTCCTCGAAGCTGGAAACTGGGCAACAAGTGGTCAGTTCACCGGCCGCCAGGCCGTCTTCATGAACAAGTTTGCCGTGGAGCGCAAGTACTTCAACTTTTCAACGTCAGAGCAGTGGCTCTGGGACGAGTTCGTGGTTCCCGTGCCTGCAAGTAAGGTCATCACGCAGGAACTGCTGTCCCGCGTGCAGCACCTGATCGCAACGGAGACACGAGACGATATGGCAAGTGCGGAAGCATCGTGGCGAGAACTCGCCACGACGCATGGCCTTCACGAACGGAAAGGCG